A region of the Gemmatimonadota bacterium genome:
GCATGGCAGACTAACACAAGGAACTTGGCTGGGCTTGAGTTCGCGACCAGTTTGACATGGCTAAATCTTGGTGACAACAACATCACGGATCTATCTGCGTTATCTGGCTTGACCAATCTGACATTTCTGGATCTTCACTTCAACAGTATCTCGGATGTGTCTGCATTATCTGGCTTGACGAATCTGAAAGATCTGTCTCTTCGCAACAACAACAGTATCTCGGATGTGTCTGCATTATCTGGCTTGATCAATCTGACAAGGCTGGCTCTTAGTGCCAACAGCATCACGGATGTGTCTGGACTGTCCAGTTTGACGAATCTGNNNNNNNNNNNNNNNNNNNNNNNNNNNNNNNNNNNNNNNNNNNNNNNNNNNNNNNNNNNNNNNNNNNNNNNNNNNNNNNNNNNNNNNNNNNNNNNNNNNNAGTGCCAACAGCATCACGGATGTGTCTGGACTGTCCAGTTTGACGAATCTGGAAATGCTGTATCTTAGTGCCAACAGCATCACGGATGTGTCTGGACTGTCCAGTTTGACGAATCTGGAAACGCTGTATCTTTTCGACAACAGCATATCGGATGTGTCAGTGCTCTCTGGCTTGACCCGTCTGACTAGGCTACATCTTGATGACAACAACATCACGGATGTATCTGTATTATCCGGCTTGACCCGTCTGTCAGAGTTGTATCTTCGCAACATTAACATCACGGATGTGTCTGCGTTATCTGGTTTGACCCGTCTGACATCGCTTTATCTTTCCGCCAACAGTATCACGGATGTGTCTGTGTTATCCGGTTTGACCAATTTGAGAAATCTGGGTCTTGCCGAAAACAGTATCATGGATGTGTCTGTGTTATCCGGTTTGACCAATCTGACATGGCTGAATCTTGGTAACAACAATATCACGGATGTATCTGCGTTATCTGGCTTGACCAATCTGACATGGCTGGATCTTGGCATCAACAGTATCATGGATGTGTCTGCGTTATCTGGTTTGACCCGTCTGACATCGCTTTATCTTTACGCCAACAGGATCTCGGACCTCGCGCCGCTGGTCGCAAATACGGGATTGGGCAGTGGAGATAGAGTTTTTGTGGGTGGCAACCCCCTGAGT
Encoded here:
- a CDS encoding leucine-rich repeat domain-containing protein, which gives rise to MQVAIPDANLRAAIAAELGKASGAPITRDEMATLTRLSAWQTNTRNLAGLEFATSLTWLNLGDNNITDLSALSGLTNLTFLDLHFNSISDVSALSGLTNLKDLSLRNNNSISDVSALSGLINLTRLALSANSITDVSGLSSLTNL
- a CDS encoding leucine-rich repeat domain-containing protein translates to MSGLSSLTNLEMLYLSANSITDVSGLSSLTNLETLYLFDNSISDVSVLSGLTRLTRLHLDDNNITDVSVLSGLTRLSELYLRNINITDVSALSGLTRLTSLYLSANSITDVSVLSGLTNLRNLGLAENSIMDVSVLSGLTNLTWLNLGNNNITDVSALSGLTNLTWLDLGINSIMDVSALSGLTRLTSLYLYANRISDLAPLVANTGLGSGDRVFVGGNPLSATSINTHIPALQSRGVDVRFGASKPAVEQE